One Gossypium arboreum isolate Shixiya-1 chromosome 13, ASM2569848v2, whole genome shotgun sequence genomic window, AAGAAAAAGATCTGCTAACTATCctcaataaaaatgaaataaagttGTAATAAAAAACCTTACTTTTTCTTTATATTATCAGCAGTCGTATTTCTGTTTGCTCCTATAACATCATATGGACAATCAGATTCAACTCCCACAATTCTTGTGACCTGCTCAGGGAAAAATGAAGAGCTATTGAGTGATTACATACAAGTAACGATTCATAAAGACAACCATAATGTATCAAGCCAAAGAATCGCTTATCATACAAGTGCATAAGTAACTGAGTAGATATACCTAGGACTTTAGGGAACCTACACAATTTCATTGCTGTTCTCAAAATTCTCAAGCTCTAAGCATATTACCAGGTAATACAAAACCAGAAGGATGGAAGAAGAACCAAAGGGCAATAAAAGGTCACGGGGGAAAATTTCCACATTTCAGAAGAAGCTCAAGGTTGCAATTTTTATGGCCTTGCCAATAAAAGATATATAGCTAAATCTGAATAAGCTACATAAGGGGTAAATTTTGGAACCTCTTCAAAACGTTCTGCTTCATTTGCTGATTCAGCCTCAGCAACCAGAGCAGGTGGTGGAGGTCCAATAAAGAGTTCATCATCTTCCTCTATCTCAGCTTCTCtagattaatttgtgaaaaggatGCCAGAGAAAAAGTTAAAAAAGCCAGCATTAATTTTCTGATGCAAAATAAGGATATCCGAAATGATTTTGACAATTATGCAGACCAGACTTGTATAAAATGAAAACATGTGAAACTCAAAATGTCAGAAAGTGGAACCAATAAAAACTGAGTAAAAAAACTTCATTACATAGAATACCTGAGCTCAGCCTGGGCTTCTGTTAATTTGGCTGCTGCAGCAAGTAACTCAGCTGAGGGCATTGCAGGGCCAATCACCCTGTAAAAAGATGAAAGCAATGAAGAGGTTAGATATCGAAACTAGTAATCCCATGCATCTGCAAGAAGTATCAACTATCCAGCCTAAGGATGGAAATCAGAATTACTGCTACCAAGTTCAACAAAAACAATCACAAATCCAAGGCATAACGACAACAAATATGTCCAAGAAATTGAAATCCTAATCATCATTAGATTTTAGACTAATTAAGGACCATAAATATGTTAAAGTAAATATCATTAGTCTTTTATATTTCCTTATGATCAATGGTTTTTGTTTGTGTGTTTTCTAAAAAGTTCAAGCAACAGGAATAACTGATAAATTATGCTGAAAACAGCAAAGTTTAAGTCCTGCAGTATTGATGCCACTTACAATTGCTTGTTTTCTTGTCAGCTTAAGTAACACATATAAGCCAACCAGAATGCAACCATGCATAGAAGTTCACACCACCTCCACACAGAAGCAACACCCGAATTCCTCTTCCGAGGACGACACATCAACTGTCAGGTATTTTCTCCTCTTTCTTGAAAATCATAATTACATTTCTACGGAAGGACTTAACCCACTTAATTGCAGTTTTGGAATATAACGAGTAGAAGGGGCAACCATGAGCATTGATTAAATTGTGGTGATTTTCACTGCCTGTTTGACATCCTTTTTCAGTTGGTCCATTTTGTTTTATTCCTAACTCACCCCCTCAGTTAGAACTTGAGACACAAATTTAGAAGTCTGATGCTAGGATTTTGGGAATGATGGGTGGGGTTTGTGGATGGAAGATGGCTACCTACAAGTTTTAGTCAAAGAGAAGTAGGTCACCGAGTGGAACAAAAGAAAAATGCTCATGTTTTCAGAAAATTGATCAAATTTATAGCTCCTaccaagaaaaggaaaagaaaagcatACGAAAAGGCTAGAATAAACACCTTCTTTTAGGGGTGGCCGAATCATCTCTGTATGAATTATTTTCATCCATTACTTGGCTAGATTCAGCATGCTCTGGGATAGAGTGTGCATCCTTCACCAAACCAGAATTTGTGCGTTGTTGCTCTTTGGGTTCTGTATGAGCCTGAATCAAGTGGCCAACAACATCCAAGGTAGGACGAGATTTTGAAGAGAGTAAAAACACTCTATCAccattttcttttagttttaaaGACAGGAAGAGCTTCTTCAAATGCTTATTCAGTGATCTTTCAGATATGCCCTTTATGTCAACAGCTTGCCCATCATCAATCATTTGAAGAAGCTACAATGGAAACAAATATCAGAACATACGGACGACAAAATTATGATATTGCAGAGAGAAGGAAAACTAGGATAAAAATATCAAGAACACTCAAATTGAAATCAAAATAGAAGCAGCAATGTTCACTTCAACCAAAATAGTCGCTTTGCATTCTAATCAGTATGAACTATAAAATTAAATACAAAACGGAAAAGAAACTATATCATTTTATCGATCTTACTTCTAGCCCAAAAGTCAACTTACGTCCATACCACCAACAAACTACAAAGTAAAAGAATCAGAGAAAAAGAGAAAACGCAATGTTTATCGATACTTGATAAGACAATACTTGATAAGACAATACTTGATAAGACAATGTAAATTTGCTTGCTATTTAATTACAAGAATTAAAGAATACCTGTTTCAAATCATTACCAACATTAGGAAACTCCTTCAAAATCTGTTGGACAACTACTTCAGGCTCAACCCGCCTTTTATCCTCTTCAGAATCAGACCCGGATGAGGAACCGGAGCCGGATTTAGAGTCAGACTCATAATCCCTTCTCTTCTCCCTTCTATCCTCCCTCCGGGATTTCCTTCTTTTTCTCTCCCTTTCTTTCTCCTTcctctttcttttctctctttttcgcTCTTTCTCCCTCCTGGAACTTTCATCCTTCCTACGCCGGACTTTCCGATGCCGGTGGCGCCTTTCCAACGACGATTCAGAATCGTCTGAGGTTGACGGAGATGAAGATGAAGTGGGTGTGTCGTCTACATGTTTCTTCCTGGTTTTTCTTCCCATTTTTGTTTTCTGCAAAGGAACCCCAGTAGCTCGCGTAAAAAATACGAAGTTTTTAAAATTGCAAAAAATACCATCGCTTTTATATATGTCTCAATTCAAGAtcaaagtttatttatttatttgaatatTGTAAAAAAATAGGAGATAAAAAGGAGGTTtagaattaattttttaaatgccTAGAAATTCACAGGTATTGAGtgttaatttatataaatatgctGAAAAAATGActgattttctaaaaatttatCGGTCTATGTTGATTttggagagagaaaagaaaacgtATCCTACGCGACCTAGGATGTATTTTCAAAAAACACGTGTTATAGGAAGCGTTTTCACTACCACATTAATGAAAATGTATCTTGTAAAACGCATTTTCCTTTCAACAATAACCGTAACTTTTCCAACGGCTAGAATGGCTCCAACAACCATAAAATTTCTTATATAAACCCCTTCAAACTTCATTCTTTCAACCAAGTACTCAATACTCATTCTTCCATCCTATATTCTCAATCATCAATTTCCAATCTTCAATTTTCAATTTGTTTTCTAATTTTCCCAAATTGTATACTTTGTTTTACATCCAAAATATACACTTATTTACAATATACGAAACTTATTTATTGAATTGGTTTGCTTTATACCATATCATATTGTGAGTTTAACATTTACAATTATTTCTGTTactttttcatttaagtttttctCCTTCCATTTGTTCACCCCAATATTTTGAGAAAGCAAATAATAGAATGTCAGTACGGAAAAAGATTAAAACTTTGGCTTGCGTATTATATAATATCTTACttcaataattaatattaacttaCACTTTACAGAAAAAATGACATGAATAAATGAATAAGTTAGTATTTTCACTGCACAAGTTAGTGTTTTAATTAGCTCCTCTCCTTGATGCTCCCCGGTTGTGTGGACATGTTGGCTTCATATGCCCTAGGTTCTTACAGTATGTGCATAATATCGGTGTGTCTCCCTGCTCCCGATTATATATATTTCCTCATATCCGAGTTGAGTTCGATCGACGTTTCGGCTTGCGCCGTGAATTCTTATTCAGTACCAACTTGAAATGAGTGTGCAAAGTAAGCGGCCACATGCATTTATCCAAGATAGGTGGGAATTCAAATTTCCAAACATTATAAGCATATTCAAGTTTGTAAACTTTGTCAATATAGGTCATGCAATCTATACGTTTCGAGGCACATGTCACAATTGCATATGTGTATGGATAACTAAGTGCTTGAAATCTCCCACAGTTGCAGGTCATTTGTCTCAGGTATATGCGGTACGCTCCACCGATAACTCCACGGTCGGGTCCATGGGGCTGCTTAACCCGGAATATTAGATTTTGTCACGAGTGACACACTGAAGTCATTGACTTTGTGATTTCTACATTTTCCCAAATATCTTTCAGCACCGACTCATACCAAATGTAACTGCCTTTTATCTATCCTGCGTATGTCTTAGCCTACTTTGGAAACAATACTGCTAATCTAAAATACGTTTCCTTGACCACCGATGTTATCGACAAATGATGTGTCCCTTTCAATACGGAATTAATGCATTCCACTAAGTTCGATGTCATGTGCCCGTATCGTAGTCCTCCGTCATAGGATTGTGTCCACCACTCATTTGGTATCCCATCGAAGTACTCCGTACCCAGTCGGTTTATAGCCTATAATCTCTCTAACATCTTATGGAATCGATGTTGGACGAGCTCGTAACCTATTGATGACAATCAATAATGCATTCAAGAAAATCGACCTAAATGtatatgttaaattattttacatGAAACCAATTTTATGAACAACATACCCATGTTAATGACATATTATCGCTCTGCATCCTTATGGTATCGGCCAATATAGTTAGGCCCAATGTGACACAAACAATGCCTATGGTGTGCACGATCCCATAAGCTTGAATGTTGATCGAATACAACCTATATTCTAATGCCCCTGTTGGAATCCAATTTTAGATGATCATTCGACATgcctaaaaataataaattgggtCACAATAAGTAATAGAATgtaaaaaaaagtcaaaattcGAGTCAATGTTATTAACCATGATACATACCAACTATAACACATGTATCTAGAGCGGTAAACTTCCTAATCGTCTAGAACGCCGACTTCTTCCTAACAGATACATGATTTTCCATGGACATCCTGTTCCACAAATTGCGAACTTCGCCTCATATTTCTCGAATCGAGAGCATATAAGGGTGAAGTTTATGCCAAACTGTATGTGATACTACTGGATTGCAGCTACAAAAAGCATCTTTGGATTCAAACTGCATTCCAACCTTTAAAGGTCGAAATTTGTTGATAAAGTCTGAAGTGGAAATCCTGCacaaaatatgttaaataggCGGTGTTTACAAGTAAAAGggttaggttgtaatatagttacaataaagtaggtgagtactccaaggatcgtacccaagggaggtgaGAACTAAATTAATACTGACCTAAGCATAGATAgagctaattagtactttaaataaattatattatgactAAGCATAGAGAAAGATTTTTTGGTATTTCTATAACTaaaaaattcaataatataaatagaaaAACTTTAGGAAATTTACTATAGAAACTGAATCAGATCTAAACATGGGTGACTAGCTTGCTTCAGTAATCATAACTAATTATTGCTTCTGGTTCCCTATTCAATTAACAAGTCCTTACCCTAGCAAGATCTCTCGATCT contains:
- the LOC108461091 gene encoding uncharacterized protein LOC108461091, translating into MGRKTRKKHVDDTPTSSSSPSTSDDSESSLERRHRHRKVRRRKDESSRREKERKREKRKRKEKERERKRRKSRREDRREKRRDYESDSKSGSGSSSGSDSEEDKRRVEPEVVVQQILKEFPNVGNDLKQLLQMIDDGQAVDIKGISERSLNKHLKKLFLSLKLKENGDRVFLLSSKSRPTLDVVGHLIQAHTEPKEQQRTNSGLVKDAHSIPEHAESSQVMDENNSYRDDSATPKRRVIGPAMPSAELLAAAAKLTEAQAELREAEIEEDDELFIGPPPPALVAEAESANEAERFEEVTRIVGVESDCPYDVIGANRNTTADNIKKKYWKLSLMVHPDKCAHPQAHQAFIILNKAFKELQDPDKRKALDEKIKLKEEQEEFKAELRAMREAAQWRRLQGISMEGDDELLAEVEVKAPPKRDEWMTTLPPERKPGVTMQSTKFSKSAKEGRGDTSVWTDTPLERAQKAKMHYLEAYNEAAALASNEEEKTKRSSSDADLVDKYNKEKRSKSLVQKHQEEASKRPKKKSKQQSEKEKDEWEGKHPWKPWDREKDLTAGRQSVNLDTENMVKGLTSRFSTGSFQRNFL